In Bactrocera oleae isolate idBacOlea1 chromosome 5, idBacOlea1, whole genome shotgun sequence, a genomic segment contains:
- the ATP8B gene encoding phospholipid-transporting ATPase ID isoform X2: MPSGNRKRPDTLELEVLGVRQTESSDNEDCGVTTRVLTRSHHQSYQLQTEQKEPAPKPQYFHAAKSQCVSASVEKPSSTFQQKLYSPSQPVEKHQQKWFHLRRKPRPTPSTISTCDSNNELTAHTNTVPPKLATPATAVVANTTTTMCTSVPTSQTIPDVAAVLTRRDSKKQRSHTHTESLYSLATLAQSGEIRQQQQFEPNANNAIANTTIDPEPWSKSSEKAKDLQADMKAVIYFNENNDAPLQSSAFIDRGIRDHMLLTSELTSVEEGVDAAMSAPVSGFQARFLSILGKLPGWKHSGSMGRRSRTTVATTASMAGEGSLGVNDATESISVHKNQKFNADFEQFTMSQVGNGAGSDKGVRRLSQMRRRRSSYYFSENERRIRANDREFNAQFKYADNFIKTSKYTLLTFLPFNLLEQFQRLANFYFLCLLVLQLIPAISSLTPVTTAIPLIGVLTLTAVKDAYDDIQRHLSDSQVNNRRSKTLRNGQLIDAKWSGVQVGDVIRLENNQFVAADILLLTTSEPNGLCFIETAELDGETNLKCKQCLPEITELGQRHDLLWNFNGEIICERPNNLLNKFEGTLIWRNQRYALDNEKILLRGCVLRNTQWCYGLVIFAGKDTKLMQNSGKTQFKSTGVDRLLNFIIIGIVLFLLSICAFFTLACAIWESFIGQHFQLYLPWENIIPKNVAQGSTVIGLLVFFSYAIVLNTVVPISLYVSVEVIRFAQSFLINWDEEMYYERSKTHAKARTTTLNEELGQIQYIFSDKTGTLTQNIMTFNKCSINGRTYGDVFDLRTGEVIEVTDKQKYVQNCNSKLSGSNASNKSTPAPTILLHSAEVHPKSTIMVSSPEEGGTADTSIAPPSLTTTPKEVPLPITTTTTTQAAVVNPLDDDTTPSPTNNQRHVQYDESSMDTTVTEVNAHQSPTCQIQDQFSTLSNSGDKALEPVDFSANPEFEPDFRWYDKTLLDAVRSDEVHSQNFFRLLALCHTVMPEYVEGRLEYQAQSPDEAALVSAARNFGFVFRSRTPNSITIEVKGNREEYELLNIIDFNNVRKRMSVILRRGDDIILYCKGADNVIYDRLSTSQNDNKARTQDHLNKFAGEGLRTLVLAERRLDEAYYMDWSQRQQIAAVSLDAREEKLNAMYEEIESDLILVGVTAIEDKLQDGVPQTIANLQMAGIKIWVLTGDKQETAINIGYSCQLLTDELADVFIVDGSSLEEVNKQLRQFRESVRILNRFRPTPLEPTVNLNLNLNGADSADRNSSVMYGTGLRTRTSPPPAPAISVVTFRWDDDKIKHNKGEPDSAECNELYDNIEKGEDGTSALHPDEIIEENTGFAIVVNGHSLVYCLSPELESKFLDVASQCKAVICCRVTPLQKALVVELIKRAKNAVTLAIGDGANDVSMIKAAHIGVGISGQEGLQAVLASDYSIAQFRYLERLLLVHGRWSYYRMCKFLRYFFYKNFAFTLCHCWYSFFCGFSAQTVFDPMFISVYNLFYTSLPVLALGVFEQDVSDKHSIEYPKLYTPGLKSQLFNTREFVYSVLHGAFSSLILFLIPYGTYKDGISPNGLILSDHMTLGAVVATILIIDNTAQIGLYTSYWTIFNHITIWGSLVCFFVLDYFYNYVFGGPYVGSLAMAMKDLTFWATMVITVIVIMAPVLAYKFYLIDVHPSLADKIRLKCRVSTRQSRQSNMVMRTPSARKARRSLRSGYAFAHQEGFGRLITSGKIMRKLPQDFAFPLGLGSKKLQPQTMDGTDGRNNQNNNNSTRSNKNSSTGYLNDTDAESAAGGGSSNGAHSDENRKESEH, from the exons ATGCCAAGCGGAAATCGAAAGCGGCCAGATACGCTGGAGTTAGAGGTGCTTGGTGTGCGCCAAACGGAGTCTTCCGACAATGAGGATTGCGGTGTCACCACCCGTGTTCTAACAAGATCACATCACCAAAGTTACCAGCTGCAAACAGAACAAAAAGAGCCGGCACCAAAACCACAATACTTCCATGCAGCCAAGTCGCAATGCGTATCCGCCAGCGTCGAAAAGCCGTCCAGTACATTTCAACAAAAACTATATTCCCCATCGCAGCCGGTTgaaaaacaccaacaaaaatGGTTTCATTTACGTCGCAAACCTCGTCCTACGCCGTCAACAATATCGACATGTGACAGCAACAACGAGCTTACTGCTCATACGAACACTGTTCCACCAAAATTAGCCACGCCGGCGACAGCAGTTGTCGCCAACACAACCACCACAATGTGTACATCGGTGCCCACAAGTCAAACCATACCCGATGTTGCGGCGGTGCTCACGAGGCGCGACTCGAAAAAGCAACGAAGCCACACACACACCGAAAGCCTTTATAGTTTAGCGACGCTTGCTCAGTCGGGTGAAAtacgtcaacaacaacaattcgaaCCGAATGCAAACAACGCTATAGCGAACACAACAATCGACCCTGAGCCCTGGTCAAAATCGAGTGAGAAAGCAAAAGACCTACAGGCAGACATGAAAGCAGTCATTTATTTCAATGAGAACAACGACGCTCCACTCCAAAGTAGCGCATTTATAGATCGAGGCATTCGCGATCATATGTTACTCACTTCTGAGCTAACGTCAGTGGAGGAAGGGGTGGATGCTGCCATGTCAGCACCAGTATCCGGGTTTCAAGCGCGGTTTTTGTCTATTTTGGGAAAGTTACCAGGTTGGAAGCACAGTGGAAGCATGGGTCGGCGATCTCGTACGACTGTCGCGACAACAGCGTCGATGGCAGGTGAAGGATCGTTGGGTGTCAACGATGCGACAGAAAGTATAAGCGtccataaaaaccaaaaattcaaTGCCGACTTTGAACAGTTTACGATGTCGCAGGTTGGGAACGGTGCTGGTAGTGATAAGGGTGTTCGAAGACTGTCACAAATGCGACGTCGGCGCAGTTCATACTACTTCTCCG AAAATGAACGCAGAATTCGAGCCAACGACCGAGAATTTAATGCACAATTCAAATACGCC GACAATTTCATCAAAACGTCTAAATATACACTGCTAACGTTTTTGCCATTCAATCTGCTCGAACAATTTCAACGTCTTGCCAATTTCTATTTCTTGTGCTTATTGGTGTTGCAGCTTATACCAGCGATATCGTCATTAACCCCCGTTACCACCGCCATACCGTTAATTGGCGTATTAACATTGACAGCCGTTAAAGATGCCTACGATGACATT CAACGCCATCTGTCGGATTCTCAGGTGAATAATAGAAGATCGAAAACATTGAGGAACGGTCAATTAATCGATGCTAAATGGTCAGGAGTTCAG GTTGGAGACGTGATACGTCTGGAGAACAATCAGTTCGTGGCAGCCGATATCCTCCTGCTGACAACATCCGAACCGAATGGCTTGTGTTTCATCGAAACAGCCGAATTGGATGGCGAAACGAATTTAAAATGTAAGCAGTGCTTGCCAGAGATCACTGAATTGGGTCAGCGGCATGATCTTTTGTGGAATTTTAATGGTGAAATAATCTGCGAGCGGCCAAATAACTTACTGAACAAGTTCGAGGGCACACTCATATGGCGAAACCAGAGGTATGCGCTCGACAATGAAAAAATCCTACTTAGAGGCTGTGTTCTACGCAATACACAATGGTGCTATGGTCTTGTCATATTTGCGGGCAAGGACACAAAACTAATGCAGAACTCGggcaaaacacaattcaaaAGCACTGGTGTTGATAGactgttaaattttataataatcgGG ATAGTACTTTTTCTACTTTCTATATGTGCGTTCTTTACCTTGGCCTGTGCCATTTGGGAAAGCTTTATTGGTCAGCATTTTCAG CTATACTTACCTTGGGAAAACATCATACCAAAAAATGTTGCACAAGGCTCCACCGTTATTGGTCTGTTGGTTTTCTTTTCCTATGCAATCGTCTTAAATACTGTTGTGCCAATATCTCTCTACGTTTCAGTAGAG GTTATACGTTTCGCGCAATCATTTCTCATCAATTGGGATGAGGAAATGTACTATGAACGCTCGAAAACTCATGCCAAAGCACGTACCACCACACTCAACGAGGAGTTGGggcaaatacaatatatattttcggaTAAAACTGGCACACTAACACAAAATATAATGACATTCAACAAATGCAGTATTAACGGTCGTACCTACGGCGACGTGTTTGACCTGCGTACGGGTGAAGTTATCGAGGTCACAGAC AAGCAAAAATATGTACAGAATTGCAACAGTAAATTGAGTGGCAGCAATGCCAGCAACAAAAGCACACCGGCACCAACAATATTATTGCACAGCGCCGAAGTACATCCGAAGAGCACAATTATGGTCTCCAGTCCTGAGGAAGGTGGCACGGCTGATACCTCCATAGCACCACCAAGCTTAACAACAACACCCAAAGAAGTTCCATTGCCCATCACTACTACAACGACCACTCAAGCCGCTGTGGTGAACCCATTGGATGATGACACCACACCATCTCCAACGAACAACCAGCGTCATGTCCAATACGATGAGAGTTCCATGGACACGACTGTCACAGAAGTGAATGCGCACCAGTCACCAACATGCCAAATACAAGACCAGTTCTCCACGCTGTCCAATTCAGGCGATAAA GCTCTTGAACCGGTGGACTTTTCGGCGAATCCAGAATTCGAGCCAGACTTTCGTTGGTACGACAAGACGCTGCTGGATGCAGTGCGTTCTGACGAGGTGCATTCGCAAAATTTCTTCCGCCTGCTCGCGCTTTGTCACACCGTGATGCCCGAGTATGTGGAGGGCCGCCTAGAATACCAGGCTCAAAGTCCCGACGAGGCAGCTTTGGTGTCGGCAGCGCGAAACTTCGGTTTCGTGTTCCGTTCACGAACGCCAAATAGTATAACCATAGAAGTGAAAGGGAACCGAGAG GAGTATGAGCTTCTgaatattatagactttaataACGTGCGCAAGCGTATGTCGGTGATATTGAGACGAGGTGATGACATTATACTGTACTGTAAAGGTGCTGACAATGTGATTTACGATAGATTAAGTACTAGTCAAAACGATAATAAGGCGCGTACCCAGGATCATTTGAAT AAATTCGCTGGCGAAGGTTTACGAACGCTGGTACTCGCCGAAAGACGTCTTGACGAAGCCTACTACATGGATTGGTCACAGCGTCAACAAATAGCGGCAGTTTCCTTAGATGCGCGCGAAGAGAAGCTCAACGCCATGTACGAGGAGATCGAAAGCGACTTGATACTCGTCGGTGTGACGGCGATCGAAGACAAATTACAGGATGGTGTACCTCAGACGATAGCCAACCTACAAATGGCCGGTATAAAAATTTGGGTACTGACCGGCGACAAACAAG aaACGGCTATAAATATTGGCTACTCCTGTCAGTTGTTAACCGATGAGTTGGCCGATGTATTCATCGTGGACGGCAGTTCACTGGAGGAAGTCAACAAACAATTGCGCCAATTCCGTGAATCGGTGCGAATACTCAATCGGTTTAGACCAACGC CGCTGGAACCGACAGTTAACTTGAATCTCAATTTAAATGGTGCGGATAGTGCCGATCGGAACTCATCTGTGATGTATGGCACTGGACTGCGTACACGGACCTCGCCGCCGCCAGCGCCAGCGATATCGGTGGTTACCTTTAGGTGGGATGATGACAAAATTAAGCATAATAAGGGCGAACCGGACAG CGCCGAATGCAATGAACTGTATGACAATATTGAGAAGGGTGAAGACGGCACGAGTGCGTTGCATCCGGATGAAATCATTGAGGAGAATACAGGATTCGCTATTGTTGTAAATGGGCATTCGCTTGTCTACTGCCTCTCACCGGAATTGGAATCAAA ATTCCTGGATGTGGCTTCACAGTGCAAGGCCGTTATTTGCTGCCGCGTTACGCCTCTACAAAAAGCCTTGGTGGTGGAGTTAATTAAGCGCGCCAAGAATGCTGTAACGCTGGCAATCGGCGATGGAGCCAATGACGTTTCAATGATCAAAG CTGCTCACATAGGCGTTGGCATCTCAGGCCAAGAGGGTTTGCAAGCGGTACTGGCCAGCGACTATTCGATAGCACAGTTCCGCTACTTAGAGCGTCTCCTGCTCGTCCATGGCCGTTGGTCATACTATCGCATGTGTAAATTCTTGCGGTATTTTTTCTATAAGAATTTTGCATTTACTTTGTGCCACTGCTGGTATTCGTTCTTTTGTGGCTTTAGCGCCCAG ACGGTGTTCGACCCAATGTTCATATCAGTATACAATTTGTTCTATACCTCACTGCCGGTGCTAGCTTTGGGGGTATTCGAGCAAGATGTCTCCGACAAACACAGCATAGAATATCCAAAGTTATATACACCCGGACTGAAAAGTCAACTGTTCAACACGCGCGAATTTGTTTACAGTGTTCTGCATGGTGCCTTCAGTTCgctcatattatttttaataccatACG GCACTTACAAGGATGGTATCTCCCCAAATGGTCTCATACTAAGCGATCACATGACCTTGGGCGCGGTTGTTGCCACCATCCTCATAATTGACAATACAGCACAG ATAGGCTTGTATACTTCATATTGGACGATATTTAATCACATCACCATTTGGGGTAGCTTGGTATGCTTTTTCGTATTGGAttacttttataattatgtCTTCGGTGGCCCCTATGTGGGCTCACTGGCGATGGCCATGAAGGATTTGACCTTCTGGGCGACAATGGTAATAACAGTTATTGTGATAATGGCTCCTGTGTTGGCCTATAAATTCTATCTAATCGATGTACATCCTAGCCTAGCTGATAAG ATACGTCTTAAATGTCGCGTAAGCACTCGCCAGTCACGGCAGAGTAACATGGTAATGCGAACACCTTCGGCGAGAAAGGCACGACGATCATTGCGCTCTGGTTACGCATTTGCGCATCAG GAAGGCTTTGGTCGACTTATTACCTCGGGCAAGATTATGCGAAAATTACCACAGGATTTCGCTTTTCCATTGGGCCTGGGCAGTAAAAAGTTACAACCGCAAACGATGGATGGCACCGACGGAagaaataatcaaaacaataataacagcacCCGAAGTAACAAAAATTCGTCGACAGGATACCTCAACGACACCGACGCCGAAAGTGCGGCTGGGGGTGGGAGCAGCAATGGCGCTCATAGTGACGAAAAC cgtAAAGAGAGTGAACATTGA
- the ATP8B gene encoding phospholipid-transporting ATPase ID isoform X5: MGTKTQPQPQKENERRIRANDREFNAQFKYADNFIKTSKYTLLTFLPFNLLEQFQRLANFYFLCLLVLQLIPAISSLTPVTTAIPLIGVLTLTAVKDAYDDIQRHLSDSQVNNRRSKTLRNGQLIDAKWSGVQVGDVIRLENNQFVAADILLLTTSEPNGLCFIETAELDGETNLKCKQCLPEITELGQRHDLLWNFNGEIICERPNNLLNKFEGTLIWRNQRYALDNEKILLRGCVLRNTQWCYGLVIFAGKDTKLMQNSGKTQFKSTGVDRLLNFIIIGIVLFLLSICAFFTLACAIWESFIGQHFQLYLPWENIIPKNVAQGSTVIGLLVFFSYAIVLNTVVPISLYVSVEVIRFAQSFLINWDEEMYYERSKTHAKARTTTLNEELGQIQYIFSDKTGTLTQNIMTFNKCSINGRTYGDVFDLRTGEVIEVTDKQKYVQNCNSKLSGSNASNKSTPAPTILLHSAEVHPKSTIMVSSPEEGGTADTSIAPPSLTTTPKEVPLPITTTTTTQAAVVNPLDDDTTPSPTNNQRHVQYDESSMDTTVTEVNAHQSPTCQIQDQFSTLSNSGDKALEPVDFSANPEFEPDFRWYDKTLLDAVRSDEVHSQNFFRLLALCHTVMPEYVEGRLEYQAQSPDEAALVSAARNFGFVFRSRTPNSITIEVKGNREEYELLNIIDFNNVRKRMSVILRRGDDIILYCKGADNVIYDRLSTSQNDNKARTQDHLNKFAGEGLRTLVLAERRLDEAYYMDWSQRQQIAAVSLDAREEKLNAMYEEIESDLILVGVTAIEDKLQDGVPQTIANLQMAGIKIWVLTGDKQETAINIGYSCQLLTDELADVFIVDGSSLEEVNKQLRQFRESVRILNRFRPTPLEPTVNLNLNLNGADSADRNSSVMYGTGLRTRTSPPPAPAISVVTFRWDDDKIKHNKGEPDSAECNELYDNIEKGEDGTSALHPDEIIEENTGFAIVVNGHSLVYCLSPELESKFLDVASQCKAVICCRVTPLQKALVVELIKRAKNAVTLAIGDGANDVSMIKAAHIGVGISGQEGLQAVLASDYSIAQFRYLERLLLVHGRWSYYRMCKFLRYFFYKNFAFTLCHCWYSFFCGFSAQTVFDPMFISVYNLFYTSLPVLALGVFEQDVSDKHSIEYPKLYTPGLKSQLFNTREFVYSVLHGAFSSLILFLIPYGTYKDGISPNGLILSDHMTLGAVVATILIIDNTAQIGLYTSYWTIFNHITIWGSLVCFFVLDYFYNYVFGGPYVGSLAMAMKDLTFWATMVITVIVIMAPVLAYKFYLIDVHPSLADKIRLKCRVSTRQSRQSNMVMRTPSARKARRSLRSGYAFAHQEGFGRLITSGKIMRKLPQDFAFPLGLGSKKLQPQTMDGTDGRNNQNNNNSTRSNKNSSTGYLNDTDAESAAGGGSSNGAHSDENVSPRAPCQDLDTINL, from the exons AAAATGAACGCAGAATTCGAGCCAACGACCGAGAATTTAATGCACAATTCAAATACGCC GACAATTTCATCAAAACGTCTAAATATACACTGCTAACGTTTTTGCCATTCAATCTGCTCGAACAATTTCAACGTCTTGCCAATTTCTATTTCTTGTGCTTATTGGTGTTGCAGCTTATACCAGCGATATCGTCATTAACCCCCGTTACCACCGCCATACCGTTAATTGGCGTATTAACATTGACAGCCGTTAAAGATGCCTACGATGACATT CAACGCCATCTGTCGGATTCTCAGGTGAATAATAGAAGATCGAAAACATTGAGGAACGGTCAATTAATCGATGCTAAATGGTCAGGAGTTCAG GTTGGAGACGTGATACGTCTGGAGAACAATCAGTTCGTGGCAGCCGATATCCTCCTGCTGACAACATCCGAACCGAATGGCTTGTGTTTCATCGAAACAGCCGAATTGGATGGCGAAACGAATTTAAAATGTAAGCAGTGCTTGCCAGAGATCACTGAATTGGGTCAGCGGCATGATCTTTTGTGGAATTTTAATGGTGAAATAATCTGCGAGCGGCCAAATAACTTACTGAACAAGTTCGAGGGCACACTCATATGGCGAAACCAGAGGTATGCGCTCGACAATGAAAAAATCCTACTTAGAGGCTGTGTTCTACGCAATACACAATGGTGCTATGGTCTTGTCATATTTGCGGGCAAGGACACAAAACTAATGCAGAACTCGggcaaaacacaattcaaaAGCACTGGTGTTGATAGactgttaaattttataataatcgGG ATAGTACTTTTTCTACTTTCTATATGTGCGTTCTTTACCTTGGCCTGTGCCATTTGGGAAAGCTTTATTGGTCAGCATTTTCAG CTATACTTACCTTGGGAAAACATCATACCAAAAAATGTTGCACAAGGCTCCACCGTTATTGGTCTGTTGGTTTTCTTTTCCTATGCAATCGTCTTAAATACTGTTGTGCCAATATCTCTCTACGTTTCAGTAGAG GTTATACGTTTCGCGCAATCATTTCTCATCAATTGGGATGAGGAAATGTACTATGAACGCTCGAAAACTCATGCCAAAGCACGTACCACCACACTCAACGAGGAGTTGGggcaaatacaatatatattttcggaTAAAACTGGCACACTAACACAAAATATAATGACATTCAACAAATGCAGTATTAACGGTCGTACCTACGGCGACGTGTTTGACCTGCGTACGGGTGAAGTTATCGAGGTCACAGAC AAGCAAAAATATGTACAGAATTGCAACAGTAAATTGAGTGGCAGCAATGCCAGCAACAAAAGCACACCGGCACCAACAATATTATTGCACAGCGCCGAAGTACATCCGAAGAGCACAATTATGGTCTCCAGTCCTGAGGAAGGTGGCACGGCTGATACCTCCATAGCACCACCAAGCTTAACAACAACACCCAAAGAAGTTCCATTGCCCATCACTACTACAACGACCACTCAAGCCGCTGTGGTGAACCCATTGGATGATGACACCACACCATCTCCAACGAACAACCAGCGTCATGTCCAATACGATGAGAGTTCCATGGACACGACTGTCACAGAAGTGAATGCGCACCAGTCACCAACATGCCAAATACAAGACCAGTTCTCCACGCTGTCCAATTCAGGCGATAAA GCTCTTGAACCGGTGGACTTTTCGGCGAATCCAGAATTCGAGCCAGACTTTCGTTGGTACGACAAGACGCTGCTGGATGCAGTGCGTTCTGACGAGGTGCATTCGCAAAATTTCTTCCGCCTGCTCGCGCTTTGTCACACCGTGATGCCCGAGTATGTGGAGGGCCGCCTAGAATACCAGGCTCAAAGTCCCGACGAGGCAGCTTTGGTGTCGGCAGCGCGAAACTTCGGTTTCGTGTTCCGTTCACGAACGCCAAATAGTATAACCATAGAAGTGAAAGGGAACCGAGAG GAGTATGAGCTTCTgaatattatagactttaataACGTGCGCAAGCGTATGTCGGTGATATTGAGACGAGGTGATGACATTATACTGTACTGTAAAGGTGCTGACAATGTGATTTACGATAGATTAAGTACTAGTCAAAACGATAATAAGGCGCGTACCCAGGATCATTTGAAT AAATTCGCTGGCGAAGGTTTACGAACGCTGGTACTCGCCGAAAGACGTCTTGACGAAGCCTACTACATGGATTGGTCACAGCGTCAACAAATAGCGGCAGTTTCCTTAGATGCGCGCGAAGAGAAGCTCAACGCCATGTACGAGGAGATCGAAAGCGACTTGATACTCGTCGGTGTGACGGCGATCGAAGACAAATTACAGGATGGTGTACCTCAGACGATAGCCAACCTACAAATGGCCGGTATAAAAATTTGGGTACTGACCGGCGACAAACAAG aaACGGCTATAAATATTGGCTACTCCTGTCAGTTGTTAACCGATGAGTTGGCCGATGTATTCATCGTGGACGGCAGTTCACTGGAGGAAGTCAACAAACAATTGCGCCAATTCCGTGAATCGGTGCGAATACTCAATCGGTTTAGACCAACGC CGCTGGAACCGACAGTTAACTTGAATCTCAATTTAAATGGTGCGGATAGTGCCGATCGGAACTCATCTGTGATGTATGGCACTGGACTGCGTACACGGACCTCGCCGCCGCCAGCGCCAGCGATATCGGTGGTTACCTTTAGGTGGGATGATGACAAAATTAAGCATAATAAGGGCGAACCGGACAG CGCCGAATGCAATGAACTGTATGACAATATTGAGAAGGGTGAAGACGGCACGAGTGCGTTGCATCCGGATGAAATCATTGAGGAGAATACAGGATTCGCTATTGTTGTAAATGGGCATTCGCTTGTCTACTGCCTCTCACCGGAATTGGAATCAAA ATTCCTGGATGTGGCTTCACAGTGCAAGGCCGTTATTTGCTGCCGCGTTACGCCTCTACAAAAAGCCTTGGTGGTGGAGTTAATTAAGCGCGCCAAGAATGCTGTAACGCTGGCAATCGGCGATGGAGCCAATGACGTTTCAATGATCAAAG CTGCTCACATAGGCGTTGGCATCTCAGGCCAAGAGGGTTTGCAAGCGGTACTGGCCAGCGACTATTCGATAGCACAGTTCCGCTACTTAGAGCGTCTCCTGCTCGTCCATGGCCGTTGGTCATACTATCGCATGTGTAAATTCTTGCGGTATTTTTTCTATAAGAATTTTGCATTTACTTTGTGCCACTGCTGGTATTCGTTCTTTTGTGGCTTTAGCGCCCAG ACGGTGTTCGACCCAATGTTCATATCAGTATACAATTTGTTCTATACCTCACTGCCGGTGCTAGCTTTGGGGGTATTCGAGCAAGATGTCTCCGACAAACACAGCATAGAATATCCAAAGTTATATACACCCGGACTGAAAAGTCAACTGTTCAACACGCGCGAATTTGTTTACAGTGTTCTGCATGGTGCCTTCAGTTCgctcatattatttttaataccatACG GCACTTACAAGGATGGTATCTCCCCAAATGGTCTCATACTAAGCGATCACATGACCTTGGGCGCGGTTGTTGCCACCATCCTCATAATTGACAATACAGCACAG ATAGGCTTGTATACTTCATATTGGACGATATTTAATCACATCACCATTTGGGGTAGCTTGGTATGCTTTTTCGTATTGGAttacttttataattatgtCTTCGGTGGCCCCTATGTGGGCTCACTGGCGATGGCCATGAAGGATTTGACCTTCTGGGCGACAATGGTAATAACAGTTATTGTGATAATGGCTCCTGTGTTGGCCTATAAATTCTATCTAATCGATGTACATCCTAGCCTAGCTGATAAG ATACGTCTTAAATGTCGCGTAAGCACTCGCCAGTCACGGCAGAGTAACATGGTAATGCGAACACCTTCGGCGAGAAAGGCACGACGATCATTGCGCTCTGGTTACGCATTTGCGCATCAG GAAGGCTTTGGTCGACTTATTACCTCGGGCAAGATTATGCGAAAATTACCACAGGATTTCGCTTTTCCATTGGGCCTGGGCAGTAAAAAGTTACAACCGCAAACGATGGATGGCACCGACGGAagaaataatcaaaacaataataacagcacCCGAAGTAACAAAAATTCGTCGACAGGATACCTCAACGACACCGACGCCGAAAGTGCGGCTGGGGGTGGGAGCAGCAATGGCGCTCATAGTGACGAAAACGTAAGCCCCCGTGCACCTTGCCAAGACTTAGATACAATTAATCTTTAA